TCCCACCAAACCCCATCTTTAACATATACAGCATTGACCCACTTAATCCAAACATTATCCTGTTTGGAAGCAACAGCCCACACATATTTGCCCATCAGTGCAATGTTCCACTTAACAACATCTCTGAAGCCTAAACCACCCTCTTTCTTGTGACAGCAAGACTGTGCCAAAGAGATATTACTTGGTTTTGTGTTGTAAGCTTTGCCACTCCAAAGAAAAGACCTGCAGATCTTATTAATCTCATATAAAACTTGCTTAGGGAGCACATACACCTGGGCCCAATACATATGCAAACTCAATAAGACTGAATTGATCAGTTGCATTCTAGCTGAGTATGAGAGATTCCTGGAGCTCCAAACTTTAATTCTTGCAATCATCTTGTCCACCAACATATCACACTGAGCTGTGGTGATTTTCTTAGAACAAATTGGTACCCCTAAGTACTTGAAAGGCAAAACACTTCTGGTAAAACCAGAAACCAATTCTACCCTATTAATATCAGAATCAGACATCCCATAGCAATAGATAGAAGATTTCTGTTTGTTAGGCTGTAAACCAGAAGTATCAGAGAATAGCTTGAAAGCCTGTAGCAACAGATAGATAGAAGCAAAATCACCTTTGCAGCACAAGATCAGATCATCTGCAAAGCAGAGATGAGTGAGCTTTACAGCTTTACACCTTGGATGATACTGGAACAAAGGCAGCAAGCTCATGCTGTGCAGAACTCTGGACAAATATTCCATGCAAATGACAAAGAGCAAAGGAGACATGGGATCACCTTGTCTTAGCCCTCTCTGAGATTTAAAAAACCCATGCATAGTGCCATTGATCATCAAGGAGAACATAGGAGTGGTGACACACTCCATCACAAGATGCACAAAATGTTCAGGGAAACCCAATTGCTCCAACATCTCCTGTAAGAAATTCCAATCCACAGTATCATAAGCTTTTTGTAAGTCAATCTTCATTAAGCAACTAGGTTTGACATCCTTCCTACCATAATGCTTCACTAAGTCCTGCACCACCATAATGTTATGGACAATGTGCCTTCCATGAACAAAACCACcctgattttccatgatcaaatcAGGTAAGATTTGTCTAAGCCTATTACACAGCACCTTAGTAACACACTTATACAGTGTGTTACAGCAAGAAATGGGTCTAAAATCACTCACTGTATTAGGACATTTAATCTTAGGAATAAGAGTGATCACTGTGTGATTAAGCTCTTTCAaaagcttcctttgctgtagaACATCTAAAACAGCAGCCACCACTTCATCACCAACAATACTCCAGGAATCTTTAAAGAAAAAGGTACCAAAACCATCTGGACCTGGAGCTTTAACCCCAGGAATAGAGAACAAAGCCTTCCTTACTTCATCTGCAGTGTATGGACCATTCAGAATTGCTCTATGTTGATCATTTATGAGAGGACCTAGCTGGACCACTTGACTGAGAACTGCTTTCCTATTGGTCTGAGTAGTACCCAATAAGGAAGTATAATACTCCGAGAAAGCCATAGACACCTCAGTAGAATCTTCTTTCCAATTGCCATGCATATCATAAATACTATAAATCTGATTCAGAGTTCTTCTCTGTCTGATGCTCTGGTGAAAAAGAGTAGTGTTTTCATCACCTGCTTTGAGCCAGTCCATCTTTGCTTTTTGTCTCAAAAAATCCAAATATGCCTGATGTTTTAATCTATATTCACTGATAGCCTGTAGTTCCAGATCAGCCAAAGTTACATCAGAAGGATTCAGATGCATAGCCTGTTGAGCTGCATTCATATCATTAAATGCCTTAATATCTGCAGCCTGAATATCAGAGAAACCCACTCTATTCAGATCCTTCAAAGCACCCTTAACTTGCTTCAATTTGTTAACAACCACATACATCTTTGTGCCATGAAATTGCTTGTTCCATTGATGCTGAATGATAGAGAGAAAATCAGGAGAACTCTTCCACatagtgaaatatttaaaaggcTTCTTTCCCCCTCCAGTTCTAGGTTAAACAGTAAGAAAACCAGGGGAATGATCAAAAGTGCCCTCATTCATAAAACAAACCTCAGCTGTGGGAAATTGAGTTTGCCAATTAGAATTTGCCATAATTCTGTCAAGCTTTGAAAATACTCTGGCAGCACCTTGCTGTTTATTATTCCAAGTGTAATAATTCCCCACACTCTTAATATCTTCCATTCCACAGAAATGCATACATTGACATATATCCACAATCTCAGCATTCCTAACAGGAGCCCCAATCTTCTCTTCAGTGGTCATTACACAATTAAAATCACCACACATAATCCAAGCATCCTGAGTGTATAAAGCTTTGAGATTACTCCAAAGATCCAATCTCTTATGACTTTCATTGACGTCATAGATGAAAGTACAATAAAAACTAGAAGAACCACCCACTGGCTTAACCAGACAGTGAATAAGCTGGCTTGTAACTTGTAGAATAGTCACAACAAAACTGCTAGGATTCCAAGCAAGCACAATCCTACCCCCATCATGATAACTGCTATTACTAGTGAAACACCAATTCAAAAATACTTTTTGGTAAAGATTCCCAAGATTAGGAACCTTCACCTTATGCTCCAGAAGTCCTACTAGCCCCACATGGTGTTTGTGAATGAATTGCTTCACTACACCTTGCTTATGAGCTAAATTAAGACCCCTGACATTCCAAGTTACAATTCTATCCATAAGAGTGGGAGGAGTTCCCTCCTCCTAGCTCACCTGCCCCATCTTCAATGTCCACCTCCACTACTACATGTTCAACTTCACCAATTTCCTCTTCATTTAACAAATGAAAAGTGTTTTTCAAGTGTGTTGGTGCTGCAATTGAGTTTCTCACCCTGATAGGCCTAAGAGCTTGTTGAAAACCCTCTTGATCAACTGCAGGAGCTTGCACCATTGGTTTCACTGGCTGCATTGAGTGTTTCTGCACCCAAGCTTTCCTATTACCTTGCCTACATTCAGCATCTTGGTGTCCCACCATCTTACACACCCCACACTTACTAGGTTTCCATTCATACTTTATGTCTACCTTAATCAATTCACCATGTTCATCCATGAAAGAAACTTGATCAGGCAAACTGTGAGTAATAGGCATGTCCACTAAAACCCTAGCAAAGTGAAACTTATCCCTATTAGTAGTGGCAGAATCTCTTTTCACAGGTTTCCCTATTTGATTCACAATTTTGAAGAGTGCCTTTTCCCCCCAATATTTGATATTAAGTTTTAATTGGATCCATATAGGAACAGACCTAATCTCCTCCTTCTCCATGTCCATATCTACACTCCATGGCTTCATGATCAATGGTTTACCATCAAAGAAAAAGTGTCATGTTAACACCTTATCCCTCATGTCCATGGTGTGAAATCGAACTAGGAACATCCCTTTTTTCACCATGACTACCTTATCAAGCTTGTGATTCTTCCATATTCGTCTAACAAAACCCTCCATAACATGAGCAGGTGGATTAGCACCAACAACATAGCACAAAATAGCAGAATTCCAGAATTCTATTTCTTCCTGAATGTCATCCAAATCAATCTGAATATGGTCTAGATTTTCAACCGATTTATTCGAAACTGATTTATCAGATATGCTACCAACTTCATCATTATTATGCACAGATATCTCATCCAATTGCTGCAAAATAGGGACAGAAATTGTACCTACATCCATGTTTGCTCTGTTTTGACGCACCAACTCAGAAGAATGGTGAATCTCCTGCATCCACTCATTGAATGAGTGTCGCACCTCTGATCTCAGTTGAAGATGTTGCACACTTGATTTCGGAGTGAGAATTTCATTCTCCATTCCAAAATCCAGTGCCTCCACGCCTAATAGTTCCTCAATCGGACGCGTTCTGAGAGCCTGCGAATCCGATGAAGGTCCACGAGGCTTCGTCGTCACATTTCCATGAGAATTATGCTTGCTACCTTGCCCTTTGCCCCCAGTTTTTCGTGCCATGGCAACGGAGCACGATAAGGCTATCGTGCACCGAGAGAAAGCTTGGGGAGATCAATGATTTGTTTGTATTCGAGTAGCCAACACTAtctctctcttcctttctctctctctctcttcctttctcTCTTATCTCTCTaactattttattgtattttattCAATTCTCTCTCTTGAACACCAAAAATTGGTGTTTGATAAACATGATCTAAATGCATATGGTACATGGATTTCTCCAGTTATAAGCAAAATTAGGCACTCTTGGACTGTAATTTATCAGCAAAATAATTTGAACGATTGACGCAAATATGGCTATTCATAAACTAATTTCCCTCAAAAAGTTATATTCTTCGAGTAATTTTACGTTTTGATGTTAAGGGAGTCAAAAAGTTAAATTCGAATTTCGGGTGGTAATTCGAATCAATGGGTTGGGGTCGGATTTGGGATTAGTTTTGGTTCAATAATGGGTTGTGTTAAATAatactagtattttatgcacgcgatggGTGCGTGGATTATAAAATGCATATAAATCaacattaataaataaatatttattatcgTAAAACGACTacctctttattttttttcagaaagtatTTTAACCAATAGTTTAATACCTATTGGAATATTTCATCACAAATACATGGTCGAAAAGTTAAGAAATTTGTTCAAGATATCCATATAAAATCCAATTTGTACAGAAAGaggttcttttttttattttattttcctctCAAAACTAACtcaataataaatttttttttcttttttcttaatttcaGGGGATGAGGTTGAGAAAAGCAGAAattaagagaaaaaaaaaaagaaaaaaaagagaacgtAAAAACAAACACGCagaagaagaggaggagagagaaaatacaaagaaggcgattttagAGAAAAAAGGAGCGTAAAAAGCTTGAGATCGTTTGGCTATGGTGGTAGCGCGTTAAACCTTTACTAAGTCAACTCGTTTGCAATCGATTT
This Spinacia oleracea cultivar Varoflay chromosome 6, BTI_SOV_V1, whole genome shotgun sequence DNA region includes the following protein-coding sequences:
- the LOC110790035 gene encoding uncharacterized protein, translated to MKPWSVDMDMEKEEIRSVPIWIQLKLNIKYWGEKALFKIVNQIGKPVKRDSATTNRDKFHFARVLVDMPITHSLPDQVSFMDEHGELIKVDIKYEWKPSKCGVCKMVGHQDAECRQGNRKAWVQKHSMQPVKPMVQAPAVDQEGFQQALRPIRVRNSIAAPTHLKNTFHLLNEEEIGEVEHVVVEVDIEDGAAHKQGVVKQFIHKHHVGLVGLLEHKVKVPNLGNLYQKVFLNWCFTSNSSYHDGGRIVLAWNPSSFVVTILQVTSQLIHCLVKPVGGSSSFYCTFIYDVNESHKRLDLWSNLKALYTQDAWIMCGDFNCVMTTEEKIGAPVRNAEIVDICQCMHFCGMEDIKSVGNYYTWNNKQQGAARVFSKLDRIMANSNWQTQFPTAEVCFMNEGTFDHSPGFLTV
- the LOC130463079 gene encoding uncharacterized protein, giving the protein MWKSSPDFLSIIQHQWNKQFHGTKMYVVVNKLKQVKGALKDLNRVGFSDIQAADIKAFNDMNAAQQAMHLNPSDVTLADLELQAISEYRLKHQAYLDFLRQKAKMDWLKAGDENTTLFHQSIRQRRTLNQIYSIYDMHGNWKEDSTEVSMAFSEYYTSLLGTTQTNRKAVLSQVVQLGPLINDQHRAILNGPYTADEVRKALFSIPGVKAPGPDGFGTFFFKDSWSIVGDEVVAAVLDVLQQRKLLKELNHTVITLIPKIKCPNTVSDFRPISCCNTLYKCVTKVLCNRLRQILPDLIMENQGGFVHGRHIVHNIMVVQDLVKHYGRKDVKPSCLMKIDLQKAYDTVDWNFLQEMLEQLGFPEHFVHLVMECVTTPMFSLMINGTMHGFFKSQRGLRQGDPMSPLLFVICMEYLSRVLHSMSLLPLFQYHPRCKAVKLTHLCFADDLILCCKGDFASIYLLLQAFKLFSDTSGLQPNKQKSSIYCYGMSDSDINRVELVSGFTRSVLPFKYLGVPICSKKITTAQCDMLVDKMIARIKVWSSRNLSYSARMQLINSVLLSLHMYWAQVYVLPKQVLYEINKICRSFLWSGKAYNTKPSNISLAQSCCHKKEGGLGFRDVVKWNIALMGKYVWAVASKQDNVWIKWVNAVYVKDGVWWDYQPNASASWYWRKVCETKEILKQYYSQNEFSTIAQYSVKVVYEKLIEARPLVTWDMLVWNRLNVPRHRFICWMAVQARLQTTAKLARIGVSVSPLCLLCGQQDEDHNHLFFSCSYSQQCLNDIRSWMSIPGVSSDLQQITRGIDHSRHSHFKKQVWYAGLAAIVYVVWQCRNGSFWDKYVPTVQNSVKSIKHAVRDRIKVVMPKKVSRRDCTWFLALFQYRRDTAGLNRRLDLGAAPDHPLHVPFGEPGGPVLQQIREFDPLPNQPRSNPSWLPPPLTQPSSAGISAAVVTSTAARVTPPQVGMTTSTMVTAPASTPASRPLPPPMVTASMPLPVTLPAQGPTPAIQMPWDQLFSQQVVQPVVNLVTSTPGAPPQLMTAPLANQAPQAAFPNANAQMHPDSSRNYSPYTPLNRSVVPVSHGFVTPFPYVAGTHATQGTPPYMQQVVPQFTPHQP